The window CCTTTTCCGTCATATCCACCCGTGACTGTTTTTAAAATACTTGGATATCCGATTTTTTTTACTGCTTCTTTGAGTTGTGAAAAATTATTTACTTTTTCAAACGGGGCAGTTTTAAATCCACAGTTATTAATCGCTGTTTTTTCAATATAACGATGTTGTGTTAAAGCGAGTGGTCGATGTCCTTGCGGGATATAACCAACTGATTCACATGCTTGAATCACATCACTATTAATATTTTCAAACTCATAAGTTACTACATCGCTAATAGATAATAACTGATGTAAAGCGGCTTGATCATCATAAGGCGCATTGATTTCAGCATCAGCTATTTGTGCAAGTGGGCTTAAAGTAGCAGGTTCTAATACTGCTACTTTATATCCCATCTGCTTCGCTGATATTGCCATCATACGTCCTAGTTGTCCACCACCTATAATCCCAATCGTTGAAGGAGGTAAAATAACACTAGTCATTTAAATCACTATCCCTTACAACCATCTCCATCATGGTTTGACGATACTTTTCTAACTTACTTGCAATACTTTCATATGAGGTACTTAACATGGAAGCCGCTAATAATCCTGCATTTTTAGCCCCAGCTTTACCAATGGCAACTGTCGCTACTGGAATTCCACCAGGCATTTGAACAATCGATAATAATGAATCCATCCCTTTTAATGTTCTTGATTCAACAGGAACACCAATCACAGGTAAAGTCGTTTTAGCAGCTACCATTCCAGGTAAGTGAGCAGCACCTCCTGCTCCTGCCACAATAATCTTAAGTCCACGTTCACGAGCCAGTTCAGCATATTCAAACATTTGATCAGGTGTGCGGTGAGCTGAAACCACTCTAGCTTCGTATGAGATTTGTAATTCATCTAAAATTGCCATTGTTTCTTTCATCGTTTCTAAATCAGATTTACTGCCCATAATAATCCCAACTAATGGTGTATCTGAGATTTCATAAATTCTCTCCAAAATAAGACCCTCCCTAATATGTTGAAATAAATAAGTCTTTTATTACCAAAATGATTAATCCTCTGACAATTTGATTGTTTTATAGTTATCTCATAACTTCGATAAAAGAGTCCCCCAACTATCAAAATGATAAAAACCACTCTAAATTAATCAATTTTTCTTTTCTATAATATATAGGTTTAATTCATTCTAAGATCAGACTTAGCTCAATTCATCATTTTTAAAATAATCCGATGCACTCACCTTCTGGTGTTATATCCATTTTCAACGCTGCTGGTTGCTTCGGAAGTCCTGGCATCGTTAAGACACTTCCTGTTAAGCAAACGATAAATCCTGCTCCAGCTGAGATTCGAATTTCACGAATCGTGATGTTAAAATCTGTTGGTCGACCTAATACTTTTGGATCATCACTTAATGAAACTGGTGTTTTTGCCATACATACTAAAAAGTTTTCATATCCTAACGATTTAATTTTATCCAGCTGTGATTGAGCTTCTTCCGTATAGACAACACCATTTGCACCATAGACTTTTTTAGCAATAGTTAAAATTTTATCTTCTAACGAATCTTCGCGATTGTATAAATGAGTAAATGTTTGATTATTTTGATCCACTAATTCAACCACACGTTCAGCTAGTTCTTTTGCACCTGCACCACCGTTTAACCAAACATTTGCGATTTCACATGGATGATTATTTTCTTCACACCATGATTTTAAGAAATCTAACTCTGCTTCTGTATCATGAGTGAATTGGTTAACGGCAACAACATAAGGTAAATTAAACTGTTGAATTGAATCAATGTGTTTCGCTAGGTTTTCTACTCCTTTTGATAAAGCTTCGACATTTTCTTCTTTTAAGTTTTCATATTCTACGCCACCATGCATCTTTAACGCACGAATAGTTGCTACAATAACGACACAATCTGGTGTTAAATGACCTTCACGACATTTAATATTTAAGAATTTTTCTGCTCCTAAATCTGCTCCAAAACCAGCCTCTGTAATCACATATTCGCCTAGTTTTAAAGCTGTTTTTGTACCAATAATTGAATTACATCCATGTGCAATATTAGCAAACGGTCCTCCGTGAACAATAGCTGGTGTATGTTCGCACGTTTGAACTAAATTTGGTTTAAGTGCATCTTTCAATAACATCGTGATTGCACCTTGAATGTTTAAGTCTTTAACAAAAACCGGTTGATCTTCTTGAGTGTAAGCCACAATAATATTTCCAATACGTTCTTTTAAATCTTCAAGACTTGTCGCTAAACAAAGAACAGCCATGATTTCAGAAGCAACAGTAATGTTAAATCCATCTTTTCGTTCAATTCCGTTTACATGTGATCCTTGACCAATCGTAATCTCACGTAAGGTACGATCATTTAAATCTAAACAACGTTTAAACACAATTTTTGTTGGATCAATGTGACATTCGTTTCCTTGGTAGATATGGTTATCAACTAAAGCACAAATGGCATTATTCGCTGTGGTAATGGCATGAATATCTCCAGTGAAGTGTAAATTTAAATCTTCCATTGGTAAGACTTGAGAGTAACCTCCACCAGCTGCGCCTCCTTTAAGCCCCATGACTGGTCCAAGTGAGGGTTCACGTAAAGCAATCACTGATTTTTTTCCAATATGATAAAATCCTTGCCCAAGACCAACCGTCATCGTTGTTTTTCCTTCACCCGCTTTAGTTGGGCTAATGGCAGTGACTAAAATTAATTTTCCATCTTTATTCTCACGATTCATGACGTTTAAGTCGATTTTTGCTTTATATTTACCGTAGCATTCAATATCATCACTAATGTTTAATTCCTCTGCAATTGTTGTAATTGGCTTTAACTCAATTTCTTTAGCAATTTGTAAGTCATTTTTCATGATAATCGCTCTCCTTTTTATTTATGATCGGCTTACTATTCTGTAGTCTTTTCAGAATCCTTAAGCTAAATACTCCTTTACCATCATATAACGTCTAAAGGTTAAATAAAAGGCACCTTTAGGACATTAACTAAAGGTGCCAAAATAATTTGTAAAGTTATGGAAATAATATTCTCTAAACGACTGTTAGCTTAAATATGATCTCTAATTAACCTTGAGAATTTCCATTGAACTTAACTTATTATATGTGCAACCTTCATAGTCCCTATGTTTACGGCAAGGGGTAGAAACTTTCGAACCATATTATCGATGATATATGAATGTTGTATGTAATTTCATCTATTGCGAAAAAATAAAAAAACATATGTGTTAGTGCACGCACTTAACCCATACGTTTAGCCTTTTCACAAAATTCATTAAATTTCAGACATAAAAATGACGCAAACTGCTTCTTCTTTTGTTGAATCTTCATTTGCTTCATTTTATAGTCTCCTCCAAATTTAACGATATAATTACAAAATATTTACAATTGCATTATAAACTAATCAAATTTAAATATCAATATAATTTAGCGATTTTGAAAACTTTATTTTGAAAATTATAGTTACAATTTTAATCTATGTAGTGAATTATTAAAATATAATCTATACTTTTAAAAATATGTTTTGTTTTTTAGTCTGACCTCTGGCGACTAAAAAATCAGAACTCAGTTGGTGTATTAAGCCTTAATATTCTTTAGTTTTTTCATGATCTTCTTATTTATTTGTCATCAATATTTACACTTAAACCACTGATTGAAGTTTTACAAAATTTGAATTTTATTATCTAATATTGGAATTCATTATATTATTTTATGTTGCAACGAATGAGGAGTTATGCTATCATGTTTACAATTAAAAACAGGCAAATTTAACTTTTTTAAGTTTGTTGCCTTGAGGACATAAAATATAACTATAACTAGAGGAGGACTCCACATGAGTTTATTAAACGGTAAGGTTGTGTCTACGGGATTAACATTCGATGATGTTTTATTAATTCCACAACGCAGTGAAGTATTACCCAAAGATGTCAGCTTAAAAACAAAATTAACACGTAACATCGAGTTAAACGTTCCAATCATCTCTTCTGCAATGGATACAGTTACTGAATCACGCTTAG of the Turicibacter sp. TJ11 genome contains:
- a CDS encoding formate--tetrahydrofolate ligase, producing MKNDLQIAKEIELKPITTIAEELNISDDIECYGKYKAKIDLNVMNRENKDGKLILVTAISPTKAGEGKTTMTVGLGQGFYHIGKKSVIALREPSLGPVMGLKGGAAGGGYSQVLPMEDLNLHFTGDIHAITTANNAICALVDNHIYQGNECHIDPTKIVFKRCLDLNDRTLREITIGQGSHVNGIERKDGFNITVASEIMAVLCLATSLEDLKERIGNIIVAYTQEDQPVFVKDLNIQGAITMLLKDALKPNLVQTCEHTPAIVHGGPFANIAHGCNSIIGTKTALKLGEYVITEAGFGADLGAEKFLNIKCREGHLTPDCVVIVATIRALKMHGGVEYENLKEENVEALSKGVENLAKHIDSIQQFNLPYVVAVNQFTHDTEAELDFLKSWCEENNHPCEIANVWLNGGAGAKELAERVVELVDQNNQTFTHLYNREDSLEDKILTIAKKVYGANGVVYTEEAQSQLDKIKSLGYENFLVCMAKTPVSLSDDPKVLGRPTDFNITIREIRISAGAGFIVCLTGSVLTMPGLPKQPAALKMDITPEGECIGLF
- the purE gene encoding 5-(carboxyamino)imidazole ribonucleotide mutase; its protein translation is MGSKSDLETMKETMAILDELQISYEARVVSAHRTPDQMFEYAELARERGLKIIVAGAGGAAHLPGMVAAKTTLPVIGVPVESRTLKGMDSLLSIVQMPGGIPVATVAIGKAGAKNAGLLAASMLSTSYESIASKLEKYRQTMMEMVVRDSDLND